The genomic DNA GACTCGGTCGCTCCCTTCACCACCACCGATGTGCGCGGGCAGTTGCTGACCGGCATCGGCTACAAGGGCGCGACGGAGGTCGACAAGGCCGCGGGCGGCGAGTTCTCCACCGTGCTGTCGCCCGAGCGCATCGACCTGGTCGACGTGGACCGTATCGTCGTCATCAACGACAAGGCGGACCAGGAAGCGCTGAAGAAGTTCGAGCTGTTCACCAACCTCTCCGCGGTCAAGGACGGCAAGGTCTCGTACCTGCTGGACAGCGAGGGCCCGGCGGTCGGTGCGGCCATGTCCCAGGGCACCCTGCTGTCCCTGCCGTACGCGATCGACGAGCTCGTCAAGTCGGTCGAATAGAGATCCCGGTCGAACACGGACCCCGGTCGCAAACGGATCGCGGTCGAATGGAGATGGTGGTCACCCTGTCCGGTCACCGGCACGAACCGGCCTCCGCGTGAGCGCCACCGAGACCCGCGCGGCGCGGGCGACCCTGCGCACGGCGACCGGACGCGAGGCCACCCGGTGGGTCTCGGCCCACTGCCGCGAGACGCCGCGGCTGACGGCTGCCACCGTGCTCACCACGGTGGTCGGCGCGGCCCTCCAGGTGGTCCCGGTGCTGCTGCTGGGCCGGGTGGTCGACGGAGTGGTCGGGGGCGAGCCGCGCTCGGTCCTGGTCACGATCGGGTCCCTGATGGTGGCGGCCGCGCTGCTCGGCGCGGCGGCCACCGCGGTGTCGACGTACCTGATCGGTCGGCTGGGCGCCGAACTGCTCGCCCGGCTGCGGGAAGGTGCCGTCCGGGCGGTGCTGGGGATGCCCAGCGCCCGGGTCGAACAGGTCGGCAGGGGCGATGTGCTGTCCCGGGTCGGGGACGACGTGGCCGTGCTGTCCAACGGCATCCGCACCGCCATCCCCACGGTGTTCTCCGCGGGGGTGCTGGTCGTCATCGCGACGGTCGGCATGTTCGGACTGGACTGGCGGCTCGGCCTGGCGGGCGCCGGCGCACTGCCCGCGTACGCGCTGGCCCTGCGCTGGTACCTGCCCCGCTCCGCCCCGCTCTACCGGAAGCAGCGGGCGGCCCAGGCCGACCGTGCGCAGGCGTTGATCAGCGGTCTGAACGGGATCGACACGGTCCGGGCGTACCGCCTTGAGGGCGCCGTCCGCGAGACGGTCACCCGTGAGTCGTGGCGGGTGCGCGAGCTGGGCATCGAGGTGTTCCGCTTCTTCGGCCGGTTCGTCGGCCGGGAGAACCGCGCCGAGTTCATCGGGCTGGTCCTGATCCTCGTGGTGGGGTACGCCCTGCTGGAGGCCGATGCCGCCAGTCTGGGCGAGGTGTCGGCGGCCCCGCTGATGTTCCACCGGCTGTTCACCCCGCTGGGCGCCATCATGTTCACCTTCGACGAGGCGCAGAAGTCCGGCGCGAGCCTGATCCGCCTCGTCGGTGTGATGGCGGAGCCCGCGGAGGACCGGCTGGTCGGTGACCGGTCGGTCGCGGCGGCGGAGACCGCGCCGTACGCGGTGACGGTGGAGGGGCTGACGTTCAGTTATCCCGATGCCGAGGAGCCGGTCCTGCGGGACGTCGGCCTCACGATCCCGGCCGGCGGTTCGCTCGCCCTGGTCGGGGCGACGGGTGCGGGCAAGTCGACCCTGGCCGCGCTGATCGCCGGAATCGGCACTCCGCAGGCCGGTTCGGTGCGCATCGGCCCGCACGACCTCGCCGCCCTGGACGAGGCCGGGGCGCGGGCGCTGGTGAGCATTCTGACGCAGGAGACACACGTGTTCTCCGGTCCGATCGCCGACGACCTGCGGCTCGCCGCGCCGGAGGCGACCGATGACCGGCTGATGGACGCGTTGCGCACGGTCGGCGCCGACGGGTGGGCCGAGGCGCTGCCCGACGGGCTGGACACCTCGGTCGGCGAGGGCGGCGAGCGTCTGGACGTCACCAAGGTCGCTCAGATCGCGCTCGCCCGGCTGGTGCTGGGCCGGTCGCCGGTGGTGGTGCTCGACGAGTCGACCGCCGAGGCGGGCAGTGAGGGCGCCGCCGAGCTGGAGCGGGCCGTGCTGGCCGCCTGTGCGGGCAGGACCACGCTGTTCGTGGCTCACCGGCTGACCCAGGCGATGGCGGCGGACCGGATCGCCGTGCTGGACGCGGGACGTGTGGTGGAGCAGGGAACGCACGAGGAACTGGTGGCCCTGGGCGGCCGGTACGCGCGACTGTGGCGGGCCTGGCGCGAGGGAAGTTAGGCGTCCCTGAGTCAGGTTTGGCCAACTCTGGTACTTGGAAGGGATGCTGAGTCATCGATGAGGGAACCGAACGCTCGTCCCGTTCTGCTGTCTTCCGCGCGTCTGGACGGCGTACGCCGACGCACCGGTGACTACGGCGACCGCACCATCGCGCAAGCGTGTGCCATCGCTCTGGCGTACTGGGCGACGGGCCGGAGCCCCGAGGGCGCGGATCTCGCCCCCGGCACGCTGTTCGCCGATGTCCTCGGATGGGTCGACAACGGCGGCTCCGGGGCCGATGGCTGGGAGGCCGGCGCGGACGGCCGGAGCATCACCGTCCCCGCGGGCGTCGTGCCGGCCGACGCGCAGCTCGCCCTCGACGATCTGGCCGACTTCCCGGACCGGCCCATCGGCACCGTCGGCCCGGACAGCGCCGCGCTGAGGATCGCCGCCCTGGCCGAGTGGAACGACACCGGCGCCGACCGGGTCCGCCCGACCGTCGTGGAGATGTTCCGCGAGCAGGCGCGGAACCGGCCGGACGCCATCGCCATCGTCGACGAGCACCGTTCGCTGACCTACCGTGAGGCCGCCGAACTCTCCGGCCAGTTGGCCCGTCACCTGGCCGGGCGGGGGCTCACCTCCGAGCAGGTCGTCGGCATCTCGCTGGGCCGCTCCGCCGACATGGTGATCGGGCTGCTCGCGGTGCTCCGGGCCGGGTGCGCGTTCGTGCCGCTCGACCCGCAGTGGCCCGCCGCGCGCCGGGCCGTCGTCGCCGAGGACGCCGGGGTCGTGCTCCAGCTCAACGATTCGGGGGAACACGCGGCGGGCGAACCCGAAGCCGTGGCCGTCGACCTCGGCGACTGGCGGTTCGCCGCCGAACCCGACCGGGGGACCGGCGAGGCTGTCCGCGGCCCGGACCTGGCGTATGTCATCTTCACGTCCGGTTCGACCGGGCGGCCCAAGGGCGCGATGATCCGCCACGAGGCGATCAGCGAGCGGCTGCTGTGGCAGGCCGGGGAGATCCTGGGATTCGGCCACGACGACGCGTCCTTGTTCAAGGCGCCGTTGTCCTTCGACATCTCCATCAACGAGATCTTCCTGCCACTGGTGTCCGGCGGCAGACTGGTGGTCCTGCGGCCCGGCGGCGAACGCGACCCGCATCACCTGCTGAGCGTCA from Streptomyces sp. NBC_00654 includes the following:
- a CDS encoding ABC transporter ATP-binding protein gives rise to the protein MSATETRAARATLRTATGREATRWVSAHCRETPRLTAATVLTTVVGAALQVVPVLLLGRVVDGVVGGEPRSVLVTIGSLMVAAALLGAAATAVSTYLIGRLGAELLARLREGAVRAVLGMPSARVEQVGRGDVLSRVGDDVAVLSNGIRTAIPTVFSAGVLVVIATVGMFGLDWRLGLAGAGALPAYALALRWYLPRSAPLYRKQRAAQADRAQALISGLNGIDTVRAYRLEGAVRETVTRESWRVRELGIEVFRFFGRFVGRENRAEFIGLVLILVVGYALLEADAASLGEVSAAPLMFHRLFTPLGAIMFTFDEAQKSGASLIRLVGVMAEPAEDRLVGDRSVAAAETAPYAVTVEGLTFSYPDAEEPVLRDVGLTIPAGGSLALVGATGAGKSTLAALIAGIGTPQAGSVRIGPHDLAALDEAGARALVSILTQETHVFSGPIADDLRLAAPEATDDRLMDALRTVGADGWAEALPDGLDTSVGEGGERLDVTKVAQIALARLVLGRSPVVVLDESTAEAGSEGAAELERAVLAACAGRTTLFVAHRLTQAMAADRIAVLDAGRVVEQGTHEELVALGGRYARLWRAWREGS